Proteins from a genomic interval of Lathamus discolor isolate bLatDis1 chromosome 11, bLatDis1.hap1, whole genome shotgun sequence:
- the MANBAL gene encoding protein MANBAL produces the protein MAAELDFSPPEIPEPTFMENVLRYGLFFGAIFQLICVLAIILPVSKSHKTDSESFEPKNSETVKKPKATAPQISKKPKKETKKKR, from the exons ATGGCTGCTGAGTTGGATTTCTCCCCACCCGAAATCCCTGAGCCCACGTTCATGGAGAATGTGCTACGCTATGGACTCTTCTTTGGAGCCATTTTCCAGCTTATCTGTGTGCTGGCCATAATCCTACCAGTGTCCAAATCCCATAAGACA GACTCTGAGAGTTTTGAGCCCAAGAATTCAGAGACAGTGAAGAAGCCAAAGGCAACTGCTCCACAGATAAGCAAGAAACCTAAGAAGGAAACCAAAAAGAAACGATAA
- the SRC gene encoding proto-oncogene tyrosine-protein kinase Src produces MGSSKSKPKDPSQRRRSLEPTDNTHHGGYPASQTPSKAAAPDAHRTPSRSFGTMAAESKLFGGFNTSDTVTSPQRAGALAGGVTTFVALYDYESRTETDLSFKKGERLQIVNNTEGDWWLAHSLTTGQTGYIPSNYVAPSDSIQAEEWYFGKITRRESERLLLNPENPRGTFLVRESETTKGAYCLSVSDFDNAKGLNVKHYKIRKLDSGGFYITSRTQFNSLQQLVAYYSKHADGLCHRLTNVCPTSKPQTQGLAKDAWEIPRESLRLEVKLGQGCFGEVWMGTWNGTTRVAIKTLKPGTMSPEAFLQEAQVMKKLRHEKLVQLYAVVSEEPIYIVTEYMSKGSLLDFLKGEMGKYLRLPQLVDMAAQIASGMAYVERMNYVHRDLRAANILVGENLVCKVADFGLARLIEDNEYTARQGAKFPIKWTAPEAALYGRFTIKSDVWSFGILLTELTTKGRVPYPGMVNREVLDQVERGYRMPCPPECPESLHDLMCQCWRKDPEERPTFEYLQAFLEDYFTSTEPQYQPGENL; encoded by the exons ATGGGGAGCAGCAAGAGCAAGCCCAAAGACCCCAGCCAGCGCCGGCGCAGCCTGGAGCCCACCGACAACACCCACCATGGGGGCTACCCAGCTTCACAGACCCCCAGCAAGGCGGCTGCTCCCGATGCCCATCGCACCCCCAGCCGCTCCTTCGGGACCATGGCTGCCGAGTCCAAGCTCTTTGGAGGTTTCAACACCTCCGACACGGTCACGTCGCCGCAGCGTGCCGGGGCGCTGGCGG GTGGAGTCACCACCTTCGTGGCCCTCTATGACTACGAGTCCCGGACCGAAACGGATTTGTCCTTCAAGAAGGGAGAGCGCCTGCAGATCGTCAACAACAC GGAAGGTGACTGGTGGCTGGCTCATTCCCTCACTACAGGACAGACGGGCTACATCCCCAGTAACTATGTCGCACCCTCAGACTCCATCCAGGCTGAAGA GTGGTACTTTGGGAAGATCACGCGCCGCGAGTCCGAGCGGCTGCTGCTGAACCCCGAAAACCCCCGAGGGACCTTCCTGGTGCGGGAGAGCGAGACCACGAAAG GTGCCTATTGCCTCTCTGTCTCTGACTTCGACAACGCCAAGGGGCTCAACGTGAAGCACTACAAGATCCGCAAGCTGGACAGCGGCGGCTTCTACATCACCTCCCGCACCCAGTTcaacagcctgcagcagctcgTGGCCTATTACTCCA AACACGCCGACGGCTTGTGCCATCGTCTCACCAATGTCTGCCCCACTTCCAAGCCCCAGACCCAAGGCCTTGCCAAGGATGCCTGGGAAATCCCCCGGGAATCGCTGCGGCTGGAGGTCAAGCTGGGACAGGGCTGCTTCGGAGAGGTGTGGATGG GGACCTGGAACGGCACCACCCGCGTGGCGATCAAGACGCTGAAGCCCGGCACCATGTCCCCGGAGGCCTTCCTGCAGGAAGCCCAGGTCATGAAGAAGCTCCGGCACGAGAAGCTGGTTCAGCTCTACGCCGTGGTTTCAGAGGAGCCCATTTACATTGTCACTGAGTACATGAGCAAGG GGAGCCTCCTGGACTTCCTGAAGGGTGAGATGGGCAAGTACCTGCGGCTGCCCCAGCTCGTGGATATGGCAGCTCAG ATTGCATCTGGCATGGCCTACGTGGAGAGGATGAACTATGTCCACCGGGACCTGCGGGCAGCCAACATCCTCGTGGGGGAGAACCTGGTGTGCAAAGTGGCCGACTTCGGCTTGGCCCGGCTCATCGAGGACAATGAGTACACTGCTCGGCAAG GTGCCAAGTTCCCCATCAAGTGGACAGCCCCCGAAGCTGCTCTGTATGGCAGGTTTACCATCAAGTCGGATGTCTGGTCCTTTGGCATCCTCTTGACTGAGCTGACAACCAAGGGCAGAGTGCCGTACCCAG GGATGGTGAACCGGGAGGTGCTGGACCAGGTAGAGCGGGGGTACCGCATGCCCTGCCCGCCCGAGTGCCCCGAGTCCCTGCATGACCTCATGTGCCAGTGCTGGCGGAAGGACCCGGAGGAGCGACCCACCTTCGAGTACCTGCAGGCTTTCCTGGAGGACTACTTCACCTCGACAGAGCCCCAGTACCAGCCTGGCGAGAACCTATAG